In Nicotiana tabacum cultivar K326 chromosome 11, ASM71507v2, whole genome shotgun sequence, a single window of DNA contains:
- the LOC142165798 gene encoding RING-H2 finger protein ATL78-like, producing MVGDVGERNFEIEHRIFREWGKRMAWETSIHSTPTFIQSKHTFSQPKLHGNYFHYSRRLLLITATVQQYHPETTAGPPLAIGISDDTTDQPPFDADVVMVLSVLICSIICSLIVNCLIKCCLEGLDVFELKLSTLVGTERVICLLEFGVGEKVKVLPKCNHGFPVKCIDKWLNSHSSCSTCRHCLIETCQIIVSGTTAIPNTQVASNTTTSAAAQEIIIGIESLQHEGVISNNLS from the exons ATGGTAGGTGATGTGGGtgagaggaattttgagattgagcatcGTATTTTCAGAgaatgggggaagagaatggcat GGGAGACTTCAATTCATTCAACACCAACATTTATACAAAGTAAACACACATTCTCTCAGCCAAAACTCCATGGCAACTACTTCCACTACTCAAGAAGACTACTTCTAATAACAGCAACAGTACAACAATACCACCCCGAGACCACCGCGGGCCCGCCTCTGGCAATCGGAATCAGCGACGACACAACAGATCAACCACCATTTGATGCAGATGTTGTGATGGTCTTGTCGGTACTTATATGTTCCATAATTTGTTCACTTATAGTGAACTGCCTAATAAAGTGT TGTCTGGAAGGGTTAGATGTGTTTGAGCTCAAATTGTCAACCCTGGTTGGCACTGAGCGTGTAATTTGCTTATTAGAATTTGGAGTTGGAGAGAAAGTTAAGGTTCTGCCTAAATGCAATCATGGCTTCCCTGTCAAGTGTATTGATAAATGGCTGAATTCCCACTCTTCTTGTTCTACTTGTAGGCATTGCCTTATTGAAACTTGCCAAATAATTGTAAGCGGAACAACTGCAATTCCAAACACTCAAGTAGCTAGCAATACTACCACATCGGCAGCAGCTCAAGAAATCATAATAGGGATTGAATCTCTCCAACATGAAGGTGTTATATCTAACAACCTAAGTTAG